From Pseudonocardia autotrophica, one genomic window encodes:
- a CDS encoding FecCD family ABC transporter permease gives MPTTRLRRRTGRGDAPARSSGRASAPSSLYRRRALGLGAIVAALAVAVLLSLAHGANPVGYDQVWSALWSRDGSEASIIVWTERWPRTVVALFVGAALGVAGALIQALTRNPLAEPGILGVNAGAGFAVTLGAGVFGLTSITGYLWFAFLGAAVTTVVVFVIGSAGGGTASPVTLVLAGVALGAVLNGFSTFLTLIDPETFRAFRNWGLGSIDRTGLADTLLVAPFLIAGLIGAVALAGALNSIALGDDLAASLGTKVARARVLGIVVITLLAGGATALTGGIAFVGLMVPHVVRWFVGPDQRWIIAYSALTAPALVLVADVLGRVIARPGEIEVGIVTAIIGAPVLIALVRRREASGL, from the coding sequence GTGCCGACCACCAGGCTCCGGCGACGCACCGGGCGGGGAGACGCCCCAGCCCGGTCGTCCGGCCGGGCGTCCGCCCCGTCGTCGCTGTACCGGCGCCGGGCCCTCGGGCTCGGCGCCATCGTCGCCGCGCTCGCGGTCGCCGTGCTGCTGAGCCTGGCGCACGGTGCGAACCCGGTCGGCTACGACCAGGTGTGGTCGGCGCTGTGGTCCCGTGACGGCTCCGAGGCGTCGATCATCGTGTGGACCGAGCGGTGGCCCCGCACGGTCGTCGCGCTGTTCGTGGGCGCCGCGCTCGGCGTCGCCGGCGCACTGATCCAGGCGCTCACCCGCAACCCGCTGGCCGAGCCCGGCATCCTCGGCGTCAACGCGGGCGCCGGGTTCGCCGTCACCCTCGGCGCCGGGGTGTTCGGCCTGACGAGCATCACCGGGTACCTGTGGTTCGCCTTCCTCGGCGCCGCGGTGACCACGGTCGTCGTGTTCGTCATCGGCTCGGCCGGCGGCGGGACCGCGTCGCCGGTCACCCTGGTGCTCGCCGGGGTGGCGCTCGGCGCGGTGCTCAACGGCTTCTCGACCTTCCTCACCCTGATCGACCCGGAGACCTTCCGCGCGTTCCGCAACTGGGGGCTGGGCTCGATCGACCGCACCGGGCTGGCCGACACCCTGCTCGTCGCCCCCTTCCTGATCGCCGGTCTGATCGGTGCCGTGGCGCTGGCCGGTGCGCTGAACTCGATCGCGCTCGGCGACGACCTGGCCGCGTCGCTCGGCACGAAGGTGGCCAGGGCCCGGGTGCTCGGCATCGTCGTGATCACCCTGCTCGCCGGCGGTGCGACCGCGCTGACCGGCGGGATCGCCTTCGTCGGGCTGATGGTGCCGCACGTGGTGCGCTGGTTCGTCGGGCCGGACCAGCGGTGGATCATCGCCTACTCGGCGCTCACCGCCCCGGCGCTGGTGCTCGTCGCCGACGTGCTGGGCCGGGTGATCGCCCGCCCCGGCGAGATCGAGGTCGGCATCGTCACCGCGATCATCGGCGCGCCGGTGCTGATCGCGCTGGTTCGCAGGAGGGAGGCGAGCGGCCTGTGA
- a CDS encoding siderophore-interacting protein has translation MTAPGPRTRRPQIVLEVFERVQLSPHLMRIVAGGPALADAAESAAKGHTDTYTKMLFRPAGSELVPPYDLAALRERLPVKQLPSTRTYTIRRFDLAAERIWIDFVVHGDAGIAGPWAASARPGDPVVLGGIGSGYAPDPGADRHLLAGDESALPAIASALEAMPADARGTALIEVGTAADELDLVAPEGIEVRWLHRGGAGAGTSTVLVDAVRALERPDGDVQVFAHGERGAMKALRPYLADECGIDRSRLSLSAYWAHGRGEDAFQSEKREPIGQV, from the coding sequence ATGACCGCTCCCGGACCCCGGACCCGCAGGCCCCAGATCGTGCTGGAGGTGTTCGAGCGCGTGCAGCTCTCGCCGCACCTGATGCGCATCGTCGCGGGCGGGCCCGCCCTGGCCGACGCCGCCGAGAGTGCCGCGAAGGGGCACACCGACACCTACACCAAGATGCTGTTCCGGCCGGCCGGCTCGGAGCTCGTCCCGCCCTACGACCTGGCCGCGCTGCGCGAGCGGCTGCCGGTGAAGCAGCTCCCCTCGACCCGGACCTACACGATCCGGCGCTTCGACCTCGCGGCCGAGCGGATCTGGATCGACTTCGTCGTGCACGGCGACGCCGGGATCGCCGGGCCGTGGGCGGCGTCCGCGCGGCCGGGCGATCCGGTCGTGCTCGGCGGGATCGGCAGCGGCTACGCCCCCGACCCGGGCGCCGACCGGCACCTGCTGGCCGGGGACGAGTCGGCGCTGCCGGCGATCGCGTCGGCGCTGGAGGCGATGCCCGCCGACGCGCGCGGGACGGCGCTGATCGAGGTCGGCACCGCGGCCGACGAGCTCGACCTGGTCGCGCCGGAGGGGATCGAGGTGCGGTGGCTGCACCGCGGCGGCGCCGGGGCGGGCACCAGCACGGTGCTGGTCGACGCGGTCCGCGCGCTGGAGCGGCCGGACGGGGACGTGCAGGTCTTCGCGCACGGCGAGCGCGGGGCGATGAAGGCGCTGCGGCCGTACCTGGCCGACGAGTGCGGGATCGACCGGTCCCGGCTGTCGCTGTCGGCGTACTGGGCGCACGGCCGCGGCGAGGACGCGTTCCAGTCCGAGAAGCGCGAGCCGATCGGCCAGGTCTGA
- a CDS encoding ABC transporter ATP-binding protein, giving the protein MTSTTSGNTDTAGAGAPAGPGAARIVTRDATIGYRRRVVAEHLSVEVPDRSFTAIIGPNGCGKSTVLRALSRILPPSSGEVLLDGRAIAEYPAKGAARLLGLLPQSSLAPDGIRVADLVARGRAPYQNLFHQWRPSDEAAVRDALAATRLTELSGRLVGELSGGQRQRVWVAMLLAQDTPIMLLDEPTTFLDIAHQYELMELFRTLHADGRTIVAVLHDLNQAARYADHLIVMQDGRVVTTGPPQAVITAELIEEVFGLRCLVVPDPVTGTPTVVPLDPRTSTTEGTR; this is encoded by the coding sequence ATGACCAGCACGACCTCCGGGAACACCGACACCGCCGGGGCCGGCGCGCCTGCCGGGCCCGGCGCTGCACGGATCGTCACCCGGGACGCGACGATCGGCTACCGGCGCCGCGTCGTCGCCGAACACCTCTCCGTCGAGGTACCCGACCGGTCGTTCACCGCGATCATCGGCCCCAACGGCTGCGGCAAGTCCACCGTGCTGCGGGCGCTGTCCCGGATCCTGCCGCCGAGCTCGGGCGAGGTGCTCCTCGACGGCCGGGCGATCGCCGAGTACCCGGCCAAGGGGGCCGCCCGCCTACTCGGCCTGCTGCCGCAGAGCTCGCTGGCCCCGGACGGCATCCGGGTCGCCGACCTGGTCGCCCGCGGCCGCGCGCCGTACCAGAACCTGTTCCACCAGTGGCGTCCTTCCGACGAGGCCGCGGTGCGTGACGCGCTCGCCGCGACCCGGCTCACCGAGCTGTCCGGCCGGCTGGTCGGCGAGCTGTCCGGCGGTCAGCGGCAGCGGGTGTGGGTGGCGATGCTGCTGGCCCAGGACACCCCGATCATGCTGCTGGACGAGCCGACCACGTTCCTCGACATCGCCCACCAGTACGAGCTGATGGAGCTGTTCCGCACCCTGCACGCCGACGGCCGGACGATCGTGGCGGTGCTGCACGATCTCAACCAGGCCGCCCGCTACGCCGACCACCTGATCGTCATGCAGGACGGCCGGGTCGTCACCACCGGCCCGCCGCAGGCGGTGATCACCGCCGAGCTGATCGAGGAGGTCTTCGGGCTCCGCTGCCTCGTCGTCCCCGATCCGGTCACCGGTACCCCGACCGTCGTGCCGCTCGATCCCCGCACCTCGACCACCGAAGGAACCCGATGA
- a CDS encoding FecCD family ABC transporter permease, whose protein sequence is MTRTRHDVPGPGTGEPVDFGYPLRTVRTPLFSGRIGLRLVGVSAVLLALALGVSVFALGLGDYRLGAGEVARALVGGGERFHRTIVLEWRLPVVTAALVFGALLGVGGAIFQSLTRNPLGSPDVIGFDAGSYTGVALTVLVFGAGSYWNIAAAALAGGLVTALAVYLLAYRGGIAGFRLIVVGIAIAAMLHSTNAYLITRADVEDALTVGFWAAGSIANITWSSMLPSLGIAAVVLGAAVVLSPSLRRLELGDDAAVTQGTRVGTARLSLLVVGVATTALVTAAAGPIAFIALAAPQIARRLSRTAGVSTLSAACTGAALLAGAHLLSLVIAEVYRVVPVGLLTVCLGGIYLIWLLVHEARRQYGTHP, encoded by the coding sequence GTGACCCGCACCCGACACGACGTCCCGGGCCCCGGGACCGGCGAGCCGGTCGACTTCGGCTATCCGCTGCGCACCGTCCGCACCCCGCTGTTCTCCGGCCGGATCGGACTGCGGCTGGTCGGGGTCTCGGCGGTGCTGCTCGCCCTCGCACTCGGGGTCTCGGTGTTCGCGCTCGGCCTGGGCGACTACCGGCTCGGCGCCGGCGAGGTCGCCCGCGCCCTGGTCGGCGGCGGGGAGCGCTTCCACCGCACGATCGTGCTCGAGTGGCGGTTGCCGGTGGTCACGGCCGCGCTCGTGTTCGGCGCGCTGCTGGGCGTCGGCGGGGCGATCTTCCAGTCGCTCACCCGCAATCCGCTCGGCTCGCCGGACGTGATCGGCTTCGACGCCGGCTCCTACACCGGCGTGGCGCTGACCGTCCTGGTGTTCGGCGCCGGCAGCTACTGGAACATCGCGGCCGCCGCGCTGGCCGGCGGGCTGGTCACCGCGCTGGCGGTGTACCTGCTGGCCTACCGGGGCGGCATCGCCGGGTTCCGGCTGATCGTCGTCGGGATCGCGATCGCGGCCATGCTGCACTCCACCAACGCCTACCTCATCACCCGCGCCGACGTCGAGGATGCGCTGACCGTCGGATTCTGGGCCGCCGGCTCGATCGCGAACATCACCTGGTCGTCGATGCTGCCGTCGCTGGGGATCGCCGCGGTGGTCCTGGGCGCTGCGGTCGTGCTGTCGCCGTCGCTGCGCCGGCTCGAGCTGGGCGACGACGCCGCCGTCACCCAGGGCACCCGGGTCGGCACGGCCCGGCTGTCGCTGCTGGTCGTCGGGGTGGCGACGACGGCGCTGGTGACCGCGGCGGCCGGGCCGATCGCGTTCATCGCGCTGGCCGCCCCGCAGATCGCCCGCCGGCTGAGCCGCACCGCAGGCGTCAGCACGCTGTCCGCCGCCTGCACCGGCGCGGCCCTGCTGGCCGGCGCACACCTGCTCTCCCTGGTGATCGCCGAGGTGTACCGGGTCGTCCCGGTCGGACTCCTCACGGTCTGCCTGGGCGGCATCTACCTGATCTGGCTGCTGGTGCACGAGGCCCGCCGGCAGTACGGCACCCATCCATGA
- a CDS encoding AraC family transcriptional regulator, with protein MSDPDHAEPGATGLPWRIHLPPVSIAERVERDKHVLLWQVRGRSDFTVDDVPRGLRVGQALWLPVGTRHSFTTQLNAVLLPMSFEVAVTATTLSRPTTIDVDRDLRTLFLAFIQSTYSIIRPSTNIARQILALIEERPVLATSMPMPTTDSALVVAEALRFNPGDERSVDELAESVHTSTRTIERAFLAETGMTLRRWRIGNRMEAAAILLRSHTTPDAVARRVGYVNTSAFRRVFKGHFGVTPGQYIERFRVEP; from the coding sequence ATGAGCGACCCGGATCACGCCGAGCCCGGTGCGACCGGGCTGCCGTGGCGCATCCACCTGCCGCCGGTGTCGATCGCCGAACGCGTCGAACGCGACAAGCACGTTCTGCTGTGGCAGGTGCGGGGCCGCTCCGACTTCACCGTCGACGACGTGCCCCGGGGACTTCGGGTCGGGCAGGCACTCTGGCTGCCGGTCGGCACCCGGCACTCGTTCACCACGCAGCTGAACGCGGTACTGCTCCCCATGTCCTTCGAGGTCGCGGTGACCGCCACGACGCTGTCCCGGCCGACCACGATCGACGTCGACCGTGACCTGAGGACCCTGTTCCTGGCGTTCATCCAGTCGACCTACAGCATCATCCGGCCCAGCACGAACATCGCCCGTCAGATCCTTGCCCTGATCGAGGAACGGCCCGTGCTGGCCACCTCGATGCCGATGCCGACGACCGACTCGGCGCTCGTCGTGGCCGAGGCGCTGCGATTCAATCCGGGCGACGAACGCTCCGTCGACGAGCTCGCCGAGTCGGTCCACACGTCCACCAGGACGATCGAGCGCGCCTTCCTCGCCGAGACCGGCATGACGTTGCGTCGCTGGCGGATCGGTAATCGGATGGAGGCCGCGGCGATCCTGCTCCGCTCGCACACGACGCCGGACGCCGTGGCGCGCCGGGTGGGGTACGTGAACACCAGCGCGTTCCGGCGGGTGTTCAAGGGGCACTTCGGCGTGACGCCGGGTCAGTACATCGAGCGCTTCCGGGTCGAGCCGTGA
- a CDS encoding TIM barrel protein — translation MSLTADEAAADVAEVLFLEPRDVDHRLDLREQGLDSVRTMELVDRWRRAGVPGVSFVLLAEDRRLERWLELLGELQAETRDDPEPATRVRTCIATVSLGGTLPEKLDAAAAAGFDGVELLDADLRDGPWAAARVAARCAELGLDIDLYQPFRRAEGVDDAEFDAVLARFRGELDVMADVGASSILVVSNTDADADPDRDRTVRQLTTLADAAADRGMTVTYEALAWGTHVGRFTDAWDVVRRADHPALSVAVDTFHLICRGEDAAALAGVPAGKISLVQVSDAPWRSGGLAEWSRNHRCLPGDGEFDLVGPLAALLAGGYRGALSLELFDPALRRRDPHEVAARGAAALDELVARTGAGAVPAG, via the coding sequence ATGAGCCTGACCGCCGACGAGGCCGCCGCGGACGTCGCGGAGGTGCTGTTCCTGGAACCCCGCGATGTGGACCACCGGCTCGACCTGCGGGAGCAGGGCCTGGACTCGGTGCGCACGATGGAGCTGGTCGACCGGTGGCGCCGGGCGGGCGTGCCGGGGGTCAGCTTCGTGCTGCTCGCCGAGGACCGCAGGCTGGAACGCTGGCTGGAGCTGCTGGGTGAGCTGCAGGCGGAGACCCGGGACGATCCGGAGCCGGCGACCCGGGTCCGCACCTGCATCGCGACCGTCTCGCTCGGCGGGACACTGCCCGAGAAGCTCGACGCCGCGGCCGCGGCCGGGTTCGACGGCGTCGAGCTGCTCGACGCCGACCTGCGTGACGGGCCGTGGGCGGCGGCCCGGGTGGCGGCCCGCTGCGCCGAGCTCGGTCTGGACATCGACCTGTACCAGCCGTTCCGGCGCGCCGAGGGGGTGGACGACGCCGAGTTCGACGCCGTGCTGGCCCGCTTCCGCGGCGAGCTCGACGTCATGGCCGACGTGGGCGCGTCGTCGATCCTCGTCGTCTCCAACACCGACGCCGACGCCGATCCCGACCGGGACCGCACCGTCCGCCAGCTCACCACGCTGGCCGACGCCGCCGCCGACCGGGGAATGACGGTGACCTACGAGGCCCTGGCCTGGGGAACCCACGTCGGCCGGTTCACCGACGCGTGGGACGTCGTGCGCCGCGCCGATCATCCGGCGCTGTCGGTCGCCGTCGACACCTTCCATCTCATCTGCCGCGGTGAGGACGCCGCGGCACTGGCGGGGGTGCCGGCCGGGAAGATCTCGCTGGTCCAGGTCTCCGATGCGCCGTGGCGGTCCGGCGGGCTCGCGGAGTGGAGCCGCAACCACCGCTGCCTGCCGGGGGACGGTGAGTTCGATCTCGTCGGGCCGCTGGCCGCCCTGTTGGCCGGCGGCTACCGGGGGGCCCTGTCCCTGGAGCTGTTCGATCCGGCGCTGCGCCGGCGGGACCCGCACGAGGTGGCCGCCCGCGGCGCGGCCGCGCTGGACGAGCTGGTGGCCCGGACCGGGGCCGGGGCGGTGCCCGCGGGCTGA
- a CDS encoding ABC transporter substrate-binding protein, producing the protein MALSMFRRGRRNAVPALAIALLLALAGCAGTGSDDTADGGTAAGGPALPAAEGTTRYPLTLTTWAGETTLQERPERIAVIGFSPNVDALEALGVTPVYTMAEETEWPWRSQEWFSEIEMRDTATRRDPINFEGIASTEPDLIIATNFVQDDVAFERLSSIAPVLENPEQVAGDQISWQETQRMVGRALDLPAAADTVIAEAEQAVTTAAREHPRYAGRTITIATDYTQSGIDYYTVAGGTAERIVTAMGFAPNPLAEQFAADPGVADEQVGQLDGDVLVMFYNDAPGREARESAPLFQALPAVAEGRYVGVTIDEPGSELTWVLRRGASATSLPWAADELTRQLDGLDLG; encoded by the coding sequence ATGGCTCTCTCCATGTTCCGCCGCGGGCGGCGGAACGCCGTGCCCGCACTCGCCATCGCGCTGCTGCTGGCGCTGGCCGGCTGCGCGGGTACCGGCAGCGACGACACGGCCGACGGCGGCACCGCAGCCGGTGGACCGGCGCTCCCCGCGGCCGAGGGCACCACCCGGTACCCGCTCACGCTCACGACCTGGGCCGGCGAGACGACGCTGCAGGAGCGCCCGGAGCGCATCGCCGTGATCGGGTTCTCCCCCAACGTGGACGCGCTCGAGGCGCTCGGGGTCACCCCGGTCTACACGATGGCGGAGGAGACGGAGTGGCCCTGGCGCAGCCAGGAGTGGTTCTCCGAGATCGAGATGCGGGACACCGCGACCCGCCGCGACCCGATCAACTTCGAGGGCATCGCCTCGACCGAACCCGACCTGATCATCGCCACCAACTTCGTCCAGGACGACGTGGCTTTCGAGCGCCTCAGCTCGATCGCACCCGTACTGGAGAACCCCGAGCAGGTCGCCGGTGACCAGATCTCCTGGCAGGAGACGCAGCGCATGGTCGGTCGCGCGCTGGACCTCCCGGCAGCCGCCGACACCGTGATCGCCGAGGCCGAGCAGGCGGTCACCACCGCAGCCCGGGAACACCCGCGGTACGCCGGGCGGACGATCACGATCGCCACGGACTACACCCAGTCCGGCATCGACTACTACACCGTCGCCGGTGGCACCGCCGAACGGATCGTTACCGCGATGGGCTTCGCCCCGAACCCGCTGGCCGAACAGTTCGCCGCCGACCCCGGCGTGGCCGACGAACAGGTCGGGCAGCTCGACGGCGACGTGCTGGTCATGTTCTACAACGACGCGCCCGGCCGGGAGGCGCGTGAGAGCGCGCCGCTGTTCCAGGCCCTGCCGGCGGTCGCCGAGGGCCGCTACGTCGGCGTCACCATCGACGAGCCGGGCAGCGAGCTGACCTGGGTGCTGCGGCGCGGGGCGAGCGCGACGAGCCTCCCGTGGGCGGCCGACGAGCTGACGAGGCAGCTCGACGGGCTCGACCTCGGCTGA